The window CCAAAAATGATCACgcatttcaaaaattgtttgttAAATAAAAAACAATATTATTAAATTTTAAAAATTGTTACACCAATTTTCAAAACAATGTTCGTCCATTCTAGAAATGTTCGCCGATTCAAAAAAATCGTTAAAAAATGTCCACAGTTTTTAAAAAATATTTGCAGATAgtgtaaaatgttcatgaattcagaaACTGTTATTTTTTGGAAATGTTTGAAAATTTGTAAAcgtgttcataaatttgaaaaatgttcatgatttcaaatgtTCATGAGTTTAAAAAAACTGCTCATGATTTCAGAAAATTGAGAGTGGTACTGAGtatcggtgatgcagcaaaatgtgaACATGGCCATATTTGTTTTGAGACAATGAACATAGCCACTAaagattatgattttttttttcttctgttataacgcacgggcccttttgctagcgtTATATTACAGGTTCACACTTCACAGGCTACGGCCTAGACATATTGAGGATTGGGCCGCCGCAGCGTGCGCTTGCCTGGCTCCCGGCTCGGCTCCCAGTCCCTCCCCACCGTCCCCCACCCCACCCACTATCTTCCACGCCGCCGTgagcgccaccgccaccgccttcGTGGCTTCCTCtatcgccgctgccgctgccgaggtaaGCCGCAAGGCGGGCTCTTGGTTATGCCGGCTTTCTTAGGtctcctttctctttctttttatccgcCTACCCTAGCAGACGGGGGAAATCAGGCGACCTGCGGTGCTGCGCCTGCGCGTGTATCTGATCGCTGCGAAATTAGGGTTTCTCGACCTAGCGTGGCTGCTAACATGAATTTCTTttcttcccgcaaaaaaaaaacatgaATTTCTTTTCGGTGGCGCGGGACTGAGACTGGACCGTTTGTAATCATGTCCCCGTTCTCAACTGCTAGCAGCGGTCTGTTGCTTCGGTGCTCTCGAGTGAAAGCTGGGGACAGCGCCGAGATCTGTGGCACCGAGAAGCTTTTTACACTCGAAATTTGCGCCCTGTGTTGCCGGTTTGATGGTGTTTGTTCATGACGACAATGTTAATATAGGTTTAAGCCTTATTGTGGTAGTATTTGCTGATTTTGTTGGCGTTATAAAGTTGCATACCTATGTGTAAACGTTGTTACGGAATCATAATATGGTAGTTTGGCATGGTAAAACCTTACCTGATGATGCATTCATTTTGCCTAGATTGATAATTTGGCTGTTCAATCTTAGAATAATTTTCACAATTTGTTACCAACGTTGTTGCTTTTGTATCTTGCACATTCAGGTTAGAATGAGGCGGCAGGGACAGGGACAGGGACAGGGACAGGGGCAATACGGGGATCCTAACATCAATTCCATGGTGTCTTCCCAGTTGCATCACTACCAGGCTCAGCAAAGGGTTCAACAACTACCTGATAATAGTTACCCTGGAAGAGATCCTGGGCAAGCTGCTGGGGAGAACCAGTATACCACCCAGAAGGTGAGACAGAGCCAATGGGACAGAGGTGGGCCGAACATCCAGAATCAGATTTCACCATATGCATATAATGATGGTATGTAGTATGTACCCACACGCCTGTTTCAATTTGTTGAAAAATCTAAGATGTCAACTTTTTTGGTGGCATAACTAGTTTATATGTGCACCCTACACTTTGGACAGATTAGCATTTTTCCAAGAAATTTTGGACATATTAGTGGTTGTGTAGCTAGCATGGTAAACTGGTAGTATGTGTGAGAATGTGCTAGAAAATGTTATGTTTTGCATCTTGGTTACACTTCTGTGCTTTTGCACTGACGGAtcctgatgtaggtcaaagtgCTGAGGGTAAACGATCCTTTTATGATGGACAACAATCTGATCTGAAGGTTGGTCTAGAAAAGCAACCAAGAAAGGAATTGAGGGACCAGCCTCGTACCGATAAGATTGAAGCAAGGCGCGATGACTATAATCTTCCTCGTACATTTGAAAGTCTAGAGCAGAGTTTTCGTGAAGACATCGTGGTCCTATCCAAGGAACTAAATGATGCAGAGGATGCTGAAAATACTAGGCACAGGGAGGTATGTTCAAATATATTGCATGATTCTGCCTTGTCCTTCCTACCTGCCAAAAGTAGATTAACTGGACTTGCAGATCGTTTTTTACCTTCCTGATATCAGTCATTGATATGTCCTACTATTGACAGGAAGTACTTATCCATTTTATGTCATTGATATGTCCTATTATTGACAGGAAGTACTTATCCATTTTATGAAAGGATTTAATATCATATGCCTTTTGCTTATTGAGTTTCTGTTTGGTCCTGTTAGTCAATTGTGGTATGATTAGCCTTTTGAGTAACAATCCCAcaggtagatgttgggaaacatctagtTTTGTGTTGCTACTTAAAAACTATAGATGTCTTCTCCCCTTGTTCTCAGTTATGTGCATAGACTTGTCAATTTCTATGTACATTCTCATTTTGCATGCCAATACCAGTAGTCTAGTACA is drawn from Triticum dicoccoides isolate Atlit2015 ecotype Zavitan chromosome 4A, WEW_v2.0, whole genome shotgun sequence and contains these coding sequences:
- the LOC119285274 gene encoding uncharacterized protein LOC119285274, whose translation is MRRQGQGQGQGQGQYGDPNINSMVSSQLHHYQAQQRVQQLPDNSYPGRDPGQAAGENQYTTQKVRQSQWDRGGPNIQNQISPYAYNDGQSAEGKRSFYDGQQSDLKVGLEKQPRKELRDQPRTDKIEARRDDYNLPRTFESLEQSFREDIVVLSKELNDAEDAENTRHRERLNEINAQYHEKLLALRARQTAYREEFLRKESLERQQQYQKASISNYANNVVPREPRGYPPTAAATPPPAAAPSGSSYGEAHRYASGQYESFGERPDYPEFHGGGQGRDHGFEHRGHQYPGGCAYNSGGRRF